A stretch of the Myripristis murdjan chromosome 24, fMyrMur1.1, whole genome shotgun sequence genome encodes the following:
- the ccn2a gene encoding CCN family member 2a → MSAGLNKMIVLPFLCIMLSYMAAGQECSGQCTCPSTPPQCPPGVSLVLDSCGCCRVCAKQMGELCTERDVCDPHKGLYCDFGAPINRRIGVCTAKEGATCVFGGMVYKSGESFQSSCKYQCTCLDGAVGCVPLCSMDVRLPSPDCPMPRRVKVPGKCCEEWVCDSPYTPGFMGSALAAYREEETYGPDPSMMRENCLVQTTEWSACSKTCGLGISTRVTNDNRECRLEKQTRLCMVRPCESHLEQSIRKGKKCIRTPRLSKPMKFEISGCTTTKSYRPKFCGVCLDGRCCTPHRTTTLPMEFKCPDGQVMKKHMMFIKSCACHHNCPGENDIFESMYYKKMIGDMA, encoded by the exons atgtCTGCTGGATTGAACAAAATGATTGTGCTGCCTTTCCTGTGCATTATGCTCTCCTACATG GCTGCAGGCCAGGAGTGCAGTGGCCAGTGTACGTGCCCGTCCACGCCCCCCCAGTGCCCCCCAGGAGTGAGCCTGGTGCTGGAtagctgtggctgctgcagggTGTGTGCCAAGCAGATGGGGGAGCTCTGCACTGAGAGAGACGTCTGTGACCCACACAAAGGCCTCTACTGTGACTTCGGAGCCCCCATTAACAGGCGCATAGGAGTCTGCACAG CTAAAGAGGGAGCCACCTGTGTGTTTGGAGGCATGGTGTACAAGAGTGGGGAGTCTTTCCAGAGCAGCTGCAAGTACCAGTGTACCTGTCTGGAtggggctgtcggctgtgtccCGCTTTGCTCCATGGATGTCCGGCTGCCCAGCCCTGACTGCCCCATGCCAAGACGAGTGAAGGTGCCAGGGAAGTGCTGCGAGGAGTGGGTGTGTGATTCCCCCTACACACCCGGCTTCATGGGCTCTGCCTTGGCTG cctacagagaggaggagacctATGGCCCAGACCCCTCTATGATGAGGGAGAACTGCCTGGTTCAGACTACTGAATGGAGTGCCTGCTCCAAGACCTGCGGCCTTGGCATCTCCACCAGGGTCACCAACGACAACCGCGAATGCCGCCTGGAGAAACAGACCCGGCTGTGTATGGTCCGACCCTGCGAGTCACACCTGGAGCAGAGCATCAGG AAAGGCAAGAAGTGCATCCGCACGCCAAGGCTGTCCAAGCCCATGAAGTTCGAGATCTCTGGCTGCACCACCACCAAGTCCTACAGGCCCAAGTTCTGCGGCGTCTGCCTGGACGGCCGCTGCTGCACCCCCCACAGGACCACCACCCTGCCCATGGAGTTCAAATGCCCCGATGGTCAGGTCATGAAGAAGCACATGATGTTCATCAAGTCCTGCGCCTGCCACCACAACTGCCCCGGCGAGAACGATATCTTCGAGTCCATGTATTACAAGAAGATGATTGGAGACATGGCGTGA
- the chga gene encoding chromogranin-A, whose translation MIGRGLFILTALTSCVLSLPVTSSHLENEDVKVMKCIVEALTDVLSRPHSLPISQDCLVKMKTDDRLVTILRHHNFLKELQHIAVQGDQERAELQGDTVVSDHVTHIPQTTDPVPDQSMLDALGGPGERSILDQKRKTGNEDGGEEEEERMNYEESQERGERERGGTEEEKREKGSMTNWGEGKAEKREEGEDEERRANSEETAEEGYEEENMTKEKKGDESDEERDAPQAKSEETKFPKENKEESGEGLEKKRSPFFSHDDTQEEREQEEDEGEMKRGSRDSLKRWSKRAKSLPAKKRAGEKEVQPLGGEQEVPHHSKEAVAEEEDKSRGETRRSPEEKELQMIARRTPEERRVMEEEGSASRKPEEPEIESLAAIESELESVAQKLHELRRG comes from the exons ATGATCGGGAGAGGATTGTTCATTTTGACAGCATTAACCAGCTGCG TTCTGTCATTGCCAGTGACTTCAAGTCACTTGGAGAATGAAGACGTCAAg gtGATGAAATGCATCGTGGAGGCGCTGACAGACGTGTTATCAAGGCCACACTCCTTGCCCATCAGTCAGGACTGTCtggtcaaaatgaaaacag ATGACAGGCTTGTTACTATCCTTCGCCATCATAACTttctgaaggagctgcagcacaTCGCTGTTCAAG GTGACCAAGAGCGTGCTGAGCTGCAAGGTGACACTGTGGTCTCGGATCACGTGACCCATATTCCTCAAACCACAGATCCAGTTCCGG ATCAATCTATGCTGGATGCTTTGGGTGGACCGGGTGAAAGATCTATCCTGGACCAGAAGCGGAAGACAGGGAATGAAGAtggaggggaagaagaagaggagagaatgaATTATGAGGAGTCACAGGAGCgcggtgagagagagagaggtgggacggaggaagagaagagggaaaaaggCTCCATGACTAACTGGGGTGAGGGCAAAGCtgaaaagagggaggaaggagaagatgaagaaaggCGAGCAAACTCAGAGGAGACAGCTGAGGAGGGatatgaggaggaaaacatgACTAAGGAAAAGAAAG GTGATGAATCTGATGAAGAGAGAGATGCACCTCAAGCCAAATCAGAGGAGACAAAATTCCCTAAAGAAAATAAGGAAGAAAGTGGGGAGGGGCTGGAGAAGAAGCGCTCGCCATTTTTCTCACACGATGACacacaagaggagagggaacaagaggaggatgaaggggagatgaagagagggagtaGAGATAGCCTGAAGCGATGGAGCAAGAGGGCCAAGAGCTTGCCGGCAAAGAAGAGAGCGGGAGAAAAGGAGGTGCAGCCGCTCGGCGGGGAGCAGGAAGTGCCTCATCACTCCAAGGAGGCGGTggccgaggaggaggacaagagcagaggagaaacacGGAGGAGTCCGGAGGAGAAGGAGCTGCAGATGATCGCTCGCAGGACgcctgaggagaggagggtgatggaggaggagggcagcgcTAGCCGAAAGCCAGAG GAGCCAGAGATTGAGAGTCTGGCAGCCATCGAGTCGGAGCTTGAAAGCGTTGCCCAGAAACTCCACGAGCTGAGGCGAGGCTGA
- the LOC115356264 gene encoding phospholipase B1, membrane-associated-like, translated as MTVSLEMLMNEVPRMIVNVVQILPMETLREVQKPTPGCLLQRSFCSCLIKPVGSSPELRELVEVNLEFQKRLEQLLYSDRFFREDFAVVLQPFLKHADPPRLQNGKIDMTFFTHDCFHFTVKGHEELAKGLWNNMFQPEGGKFMVSSFSDPITLICPSLDHPYIFTRPSAAKTGQSPAESGAPSQPAVYLFLLLPVVFGGLGLL; from the exons ATGACCGTCTCCTTGGAGATGCTCATGAACGAG GTTCCTCGTATGATCGTCAACGTCGTGCAGATCCTGCCCATGGAGACTCTCAGGGAGGTCCAGAAGCCGACGCCAGGCTGTCTGCTCCAGCG GTCTTTCTGCTCTTGCCTGATAAAGCCAGTAGGGAGTTCTCCTGAGCTACGGGAGCTTGTGGAGGTCAATCTCGAGTTCCAG AAAAGACTGGAGCAGCTGCTGTACAGCGATCGTTTCTTCAGGGAAGACTTTGCCGTTGTTCTGCAGCCCTTTCTGAAACACGCCGACCCCCCTCGCCTCCAG aACGGGAAGATCGATATGACCTTCTTCACCCACGACTGCTTCCATTTCACCGTGAAGGGACACGAGGAGCTGGCCAAGGGGCTGTGGAACAACATG TTCCAGCCTGAGGGAGGGAAGTTCATGGTGAGCAGTTTCTCTGACCCCATCACTCTCATCTGTCCGTCTTTG GACCATCCATACATCTTCACCCGGCCCAGCGCGGCGAAAACAGGCCAGTCCCCAGCTGAGTCCGGGGCCCCGTCACAGCCAGCCGTCTACCTGTTCCTCTTGCTCCCCGTGGTTTTTGGGGGTCTTGGACTTCTGTAG
- the LOC115355885 gene encoding phospholipase B1, membrane-associated-like, which translates to MGWLWITVATCALASCSVKGSEWWWEYEEGIRHYSEEALSKEFPEKTRPVSFKHPLFQCPDMSPSPSVPTSVELVKAADIKVIAALGDSLTTAIGANATNVLGIPIEFRHVSWSIGGYGSFEDVITLANIIKLFNPNLLGAAPSKTVHGTPAPLSETGFNLAVTGHNTFNLPGQTRHLIDTLRGYEGLNFEEDWKLLTILIGMNDICDYCKDKVCPFLA; encoded by the exons ATGGGGTGGCTTTGGATTACCGTGGCAACATGTGCGCTAGCGTCCTGCTCTGTCAAAG GCAGCGAGTGGTGGTGGGAGTATGAAGAGGGGATTCGACACTACAGCGAGGAGGCTCTCAGCAAG GAGTTTCCAGAGAAAACCCGCCCCGTGAGCTTCAAACATCCTCTCTTCCAGTGCCCAGACATgagtccctctccctctgtccccacCTCAG TTGAATTAGTGAAAGCAGCAGATATCAAGGTCATTGCTGCGTTGGGGGATTCTCTCACA ACGGCCATAGGCGCAAATGCCACCAACGTCCTTGGGATTCCTATTGAGTTTCGTCATGTGTCATGGAG CATTGGAGGCTATGGGTCATTCGAAGATGTTATTACACTGGCAA ATATCATCAAGTTGTTCAATCCCAATTTGCTTGGTGCAGCTCCCAGCAAGACGGTTCACGGGACGCCGGCCCCGCTCAGTGAAACGGGCTTCAACCTGGCCGTCACTGGACACAACACCTT CAATCTCCCCGGCCAGACAAGACATTTGATTGACACTCTGAGAGGCTATGAG GGTCTGAACTTTGAGGAGGACTGGAAGCTTTTGACCATTCTCATCGGCATGAATGATATCTGCGATTACTGCAAAGATAAGGTCTGTCCTTTTCTCGCCTGA